The sequence below is a genomic window from Bacteroidota bacterium.
TTTGATGTAACAGATGGAATGATTATAAAAATGTCCGGACTATGATTTTTATGATTAAATGATGCACTATGATTGTAAAAGAACAATATAAATACTCAGAACTCACAGGTAAAATCATTGGCTGTGCAATGGAAGTGCATAAACAATTAGGAAATGGATTTCAGGAAGTAATTTATCAAAGGGCATTTGCAATTGAGATGGGCTTGCAAGGGTTAGCTTTTAGCCGCGAACACGAAATGGAAATTTTTTACAAAGGTGAAAACATTGGAAAAAGGCGTGCAGATTTTTTAGTAGAAGGAGTTGTGTCGGTTGAACTGAAAGCCGTTATTCAACTTGAAGATGCACATTTGGCTCAGGCAATAAATTATCTTGAAGCATATAATTTGGAGGTTGGGTTGCTCATCAACTTCGGCTCAAAAAGTTTGCAGTATAAAAGAGTTGCTAATACCAACTTTAATCAACTTAATCAACGAAATCAATGAATCAGACTAATCATAGTAAAGAGTTTAAACTGACGAGCTGGTCGATTGACAATAAAACAGCCATCTACGTACTTACAATTTTCATCACACTTGCGGGAATTTTTTCTTATGTAAATATTCCCAAAGAAAAATTTCCAGACATAGTTATTCCCACCATTTATGTAAGCACGGTTTATCCCGGCAGTTCACCCAAGGATATTGAAAACTTAGTTACCAAACCGCTTGAAAAACAGATCAAGTCCATTTCGGGAGTGAAAAAAATGACGAGCAATTCCATTCAGGATTTCTCAAATGTTATTGTGGAATTTAATACGAATGTGGAAGTAGCCGTTGCCAAGCAAAAAGTAAAAGACGCTGTGGATAAAGCGAAAAAAGATCTACCGAAAGATCTGCCTGCCGATCCCGGTGTGATGGAAGTGGAATTTTCGGAGTTCCCTATTCTGTTTGTGAATATTGCCGGTGACTACGAATTAAGTCAGATAAAAAAATATGCCGATGACGTGCAGGATAAAATCGAATCGCTCAAAGAAATTACGCGTGCAGATATGGTGGGAGCGCCTGAGCGAGAGATTCAAATTAATGTTGATATGTATAGAATGCAGGCTGCTAAACTTACTATGGGAGATATTGAACGCGCTATTTCATCAGAGAACCTGATCATCTCAGGCGGTGCGGTAACGATGGACGAAATGAAAAGAACGCTGAGCGTATCGGGAGAATTTACGGATGTGGAAAATATTAAAAACATGCTCGTCAACTCGATGTCAGGAGCTCCTGTTTATCTGAAAGATGTTGCTGATATAAAAGACTCATTTAAAGAACAGGAAAGTTTCGGACAATTGAATAAGAAAAAAGTTATTACGCTTAGTGTGATTAAAAGAGGAGGAGAAAATTTAATTGAAGCGTCTGATAAAATACGGGCGATCATAGATGAGATGAAAACCACCTCGCTCCCGAAAGACCTTGTTGTTACCATCACAGGCGATCAATCGTCACAAACACGCACCACGCTGCACGACCTGATCAATACCATCATCATCGGTTTTATTTTGGTAACCATTGTCTTGATGTTTTTTATGGGAGCCACCAATGCATTTTTTGTAGGCTTGTCCGTTCCGCTTTCCATGTTCATTGCCTTTCTGATTTTGCCTGGAATTGGTTTCACAATGAACATGATTGTTCTCTTCGCATTTCTGCTCGGTTTGGGAATTGTGGTGGACGATGCCATTGTGATCATTGAAAACACGCACCGCGTATTTGATAACGGAAAAAAAAATATTATAACTGCAGCCAAACAAGCAGCAGGCGAAGTTTTTCTTCCTGTGTTATCAGGAACGATAACTACGCTTGCGCCCTTTTTTCCTCTTGCATTCTGGGGAGGTACCATCGGAAAGTTTATGCACTACATGCCCGTAACCATGATCATCACTCTCAGCGCTTCGTTGGTGGTTGCCTATATTATCAATCCTGTTTTTGCAATTACTTTTATGAAACCTCACCTTCCCTCACCAAATGGAAATGTGGCAGGGTTCAAATCTAAATGGACGAAAGGAGCAAAAATCACTACAATAATATTTTTATCGCTTGCAACGCTTTTTTATCTCGCCAAAAATATTGGAATGGGAAATTTTGTTTTGCTTTTGCTCATTCTGAATTTGCTCTACCGTTTCTTCATTGAAAACTGGGTGAAAAATTTTCAGACAAAAGCATGGCCCTCTTTTCAAAATTTTTATGCTCGGTTTCTGAACTGGGCATTGAATCGTCCTTACCAAATACTAGTAGGGACAATCGCATTACTTATTGTTTCCGTAATGATAACTGCCATGCGCAATCCCAAAATCGTTTTCTTTCCTAAAGGAGAACCAAATTTTGTGTATGTGTATGCCACGCTTCCTGTTGGAACAAAATCTGCAACTACCGACTCTATTGCAAAAATTCTGGAAAACAGAATTTACAAAGTCATTGGAGAAAATAATCCGATCGTGGAATCTGTGATTACGAATGTTGCAGTAGGAGCTTCCGAATCTCGCGATGACCGCGGTATTTATTCAAACAAAGCTAAAATAGGAGTTGCTTTTGTGGAATACGGAAAGAGAAACAGTGTTTCCACGAGAACTTATTTGGAAAAAATACGAGAAGAAGTGAAAGGACTTCCGGGCGTGGAAATGGCAGTGGACCAGGAACAGAACGGGCCTCCAACGCAAAAGCCAATTAATATTGAAGTAAGCGGAGATAAGTTTGAAGACCTCATTGCTTCTTCTCAATCGTTAAAAAGATTGCTGGATTCTCTCCAGATTCCAGGAGTGGAAGAAATTAAATCAGATCTGCAATTAAATAAACCGGAAATAAAAATCAATATTAATCGAGAGAGAGCTAACCGTGAAGGAATATCAACGGCACAAATCGGAATGGAAATTAGAAATGCAGTTTACGGAAAAGAAGTTTCCAGATTTAAAGATGCAAATGATGATTACCCGATCATGCTTCGCTATAATGAATCGCAGCGAAACAATATTGATGAGTTGAGAAATTTAAAGATCACGTACCGCGATATGAATATGGGAGGAGCCATTCGTCAGGTTCCTTTATCTGCTTTTGCCGAAGTTGATTATACCAGCACTTACGGAGGGATAAAAAGAAAAAATCAGAAAAGAGTCATTACGCTTTCTTCCAATGTGCTCTCTGGTTTTAATGCAAATAAAGTCATGGCAAGTGTGCAATCAGCAATGAAAGATTTCAAAACTCCTGAAGGAACTGCAGCCGTTTTAACCGGAGAAAAAGAAGAACAAAAAGAAGCCGCTTCGTTTCTGGGGCGTTCGCTGATGATTTCCTGTTTTATTATTCTGATGATACTTGTTCTGCAATTCAATTCCTTCAGCAAAACGCTCATCATACTTTCCGAAATTATTTTAAGTATTATTGGCGTGCTGCTCGGACTTGCCATTTTCAATATGGATATGTCTATTGTGATGACAGGAATAGGAATTGTCGCCCTCGCTGGGATCGTAGTGCGGAATGGAATTTTACTGGTCGAATTCACGGACAACCTGATGGAGCGCGGAATGCCTTTACGCGAAGCCGTTGTGGAAGGCGGAAGAATCAGAATGACTCCTGTGCTGCTGACAGCCACTGCTACTATTCTCGGAATGATTCCTCTTGCCATTGGTTTCAATATTGACTTTGTAACGATGTTCACCGAGCTGAATCCACATATTTATTTTGGCGGTGACAGTGTTGCGTTCTGGGGACCTTTATCCTGGACTATTATTTTTGGTTTAGGGTTTGCCACTTTCATCACACTGATTCTTGTACCTGTAATGTACCTGATCGCTGCAAGAACGAAAGAAAAAACCAAACGAATTATTTCAAATTCAAAACAAAAAATGGAAGTAATACAGAATTAATAATTGTTTACAAAAATTATAATACGATGAAAAAATTATTTCTCCTTCTTCTTCTGACGGGAATTTTTTCCTGCAACAACGAGAAAAATAAATTTGACGCTTCGGGTTCCTTTGAAGCGGAAGAAACTATTATTTCCTCTGAAGCAACAGGAATGCTAAAACAATTTTCTGTGGAAGAAGGGCAAGAACTGAAAGCCGGACAAATCATCGGCTACGTTGACAGCACGCAATTGTTCCTGAAGAAAAAACAGTTAGACGCGCAAATCAAAGCGGTGCTGAGCGGAAGACCTGATTCTGAAAAACAACTTGCCGTTCTTCAGGAACAATTGAAAAACGCAGAGCATGAGCAAAAACGTTTCGCCAATCTTATTCAGGCGAACGCAGGCACACAAAAACAACTGGATGACATCAACGCGCAGATTGAAGTTCTGAAAAAACAAATTGAAGCACAAACATCCACACTTGGAATTACTTCCGGAAGCATTACCGAACAAACTTCTCCTCTGCAAATTCAAATCGAACAAATAAATGATCAGCTTACAAAATGCAAACTTGTAAACCCTGTGAACGGAACAGTGCTGGCAAAATATACAGAGCAAAGCGAGATTGCCGCTGCGGGAAAACCACTCTACAAAATTGCTGATATTTCTTCACTCCTGCTTAGAGCATATGTCACAGGCACACAATTATCACAAATAAAACTCGATCAAAAAGTGAAAGTTCTCATAGACAAAAATGAGAAGGAATATTCGGAACACGAAGGTACCATCGTCTGGATTAGCGACAAAGCAGAGTTCACGCCAAAAACAATTCAAACAAAAGAAGAGCGGGCGAATCTGGTTTACGCTGTGAAAATTAAAACCGCGAATGATGGCTCGCTGAAAATCGGAATGTATGGTGAAGTGAAATTCTAAACACGAATTTCACGAATTCAC
It includes:
- a CDS encoding GxxExxY protein, whose protein sequence is MIVKEQYKYSELTGKIIGCAMEVHKQLGNGFQEVIYQRAFAIEMGLQGLAFSREHEMEIFYKGENIGKRRADFLVEGVVSVELKAVIQLEDAHLAQAINYLEAYNLEVGLLINFGSKSLQYKRVANTNFNQLNQRNQ
- a CDS encoding efflux RND transporter permease subunit, which produces MNQTNHSKEFKLTSWSIDNKTAIYVLTIFITLAGIFSYVNIPKEKFPDIVIPTIYVSTVYPGSSPKDIENLVTKPLEKQIKSISGVKKMTSNSIQDFSNVIVEFNTNVEVAVAKQKVKDAVDKAKKDLPKDLPADPGVMEVEFSEFPILFVNIAGDYELSQIKKYADDVQDKIESLKEITRADMVGAPEREIQINVDMYRMQAAKLTMGDIERAISSENLIISGGAVTMDEMKRTLSVSGEFTDVENIKNMLVNSMSGAPVYLKDVADIKDSFKEQESFGQLNKKKVITLSVIKRGGENLIEASDKIRAIIDEMKTTSLPKDLVVTITGDQSSQTRTTLHDLINTIIIGFILVTIVLMFFMGATNAFFVGLSVPLSMFIAFLILPGIGFTMNMIVLFAFLLGLGIVVDDAIVIIENTHRVFDNGKKNIITAAKQAAGEVFLPVLSGTITTLAPFFPLAFWGGTIGKFMHYMPVTMIITLSASLVVAYIINPVFAITFMKPHLPSPNGNVAGFKSKWTKGAKITTIIFLSLATLFYLAKNIGMGNFVLLLLILNLLYRFFIENWVKNFQTKAWPSFQNFYARFLNWALNRPYQILVGTIALLIVSVMITAMRNPKIVFFPKGEPNFVYVYATLPVGTKSATTDSIAKILENRIYKVIGENNPIVESVITNVAVGASESRDDRGIYSNKAKIGVAFVEYGKRNSVSTRTYLEKIREEVKGLPGVEMAVDQEQNGPPTQKPINIEVSGDKFEDLIASSQSLKRLLDSLQIPGVEEIKSDLQLNKPEIKININRERANREGISTAQIGMEIRNAVYGKEVSRFKDANDDYPIMLRYNESQRNNIDELRNLKITYRDMNMGGAIRQVPLSAFAEVDYTSTYGGIKRKNQKRVITLSSNVLSGFNANKVMASVQSAMKDFKTPEGTAAVLTGEKEEQKEAASFLGRSLMISCFIILMILVLQFNSFSKTLIILSEIILSIIGVLLGLAIFNMDMSIVMTGIGIVALAGIVVRNGILLVEFTDNLMERGMPLREAVVEGGRIRMTPVLLTATATILGMIPLAIGFNIDFVTMFTELNPHIYFGGDSVAFWGPLSWTIIFGLGFATFITLILVPVMYLIAARTKEKTKRIISNSKQKMEVIQN
- a CDS encoding HlyD family efflux transporter periplasmic adaptor subunit encodes the protein MKKLFLLLLLTGIFSCNNEKNKFDASGSFEAEETIISSEATGMLKQFSVEEGQELKAGQIIGYVDSTQLFLKKKQLDAQIKAVLSGRPDSEKQLAVLQEQLKNAEHEQKRFANLIQANAGTQKQLDDINAQIEVLKKQIEAQTSTLGITSGSITEQTSPLQIQIEQINDQLTKCKLVNPVNGTVLAKYTEQSEIAAAGKPLYKIADISSLLLRAYVTGTQLSQIKLDQKVKVLIDKNEKEYSEHEGTIVWISDKAEFTPKTIQTKEERANLVYAVKIKTANDGSLKIGMYGEVKF